The Astyanax mexicanus isolate ESR-SI-001 chromosome 8, AstMex3_surface, whole genome shotgun sequence sequence ACAAATGATATAGATTTCCTTGGACGATCGGAATGAAGCTGTCACATGGCTCATATCTTATCCCTTATTTGTGGAATTTGTGGTGTTACAACTATCCCCGTGTTACTTTCATACCTGGTCTCCCCTACAACCAGCGTTAAAATGTCACCACGTAACTGCGAGCCATTATAGTGCCTTGTGTCCCAACAAATCGCTCCCCACACTGTCACACCTTGTGCGGTGGTCATCAGAACTGAGACTAAATTGGGATTCATCACTGAAGATCACACTCCTCCAGTCGGTCACACTCCAGCTTGCCCGAGGTCTGCCAAAATCCAATCGACACTGCCTTTGGTGTGGGGTCAGTGGTAGGTGTCCTACTGGATGTAGGCTTCTTATACCAGCGCCGGCGAGTTGTCTCCAAATGGTTCCCTTGATAGCACCGGATGCCTGGAAGGTGGTAAATGGAGTCAAATCAATGCTAGTGACGTTGTTGATGCAGACGTGGCCACTCTTATGACTGCACGATCCTCACGCTCAGTTGTGTTCCTGGGACGCCCTGACCCTCTACCACGTTAGACTATCCCTTCCATAATCGATTGTTGCCAACACAGAGCAACTACCATATCGCTCCGACCATGGTGGCAGCCAATACACCTGTTCGACCAACCTGCTTCTCTGAGGCCTAAAATACGCCCCCTCTCAAAGCACGACAACAGTTGGTACTGCTGTTCAGAGGCATGTTTAGTCACAAAACCGTCAGCAGATTCATTTGAATAGCCCTACGGCACGAGCAATCATGCTTTTAAACTGTTCCAGCTTCGCACCTCATATGTGCATAGCATGCTTACCCTTGTCTCACTAGTGTTGAAATTGTAATCATTTGCATATCTCTTACTAGACTACATTCCTGCCGAGTTTCATGATTGTGGCTCGATTTCTTCTGGGTGCATATCTTTTTTTGAGAcatatataaagtgtatataatgattgtataatataaatgtggcacatttaaaaattaaatatgccatattttccccaatgttttacttttttaaataaataaacgaaaTGGGCTCTGCACAATccaaatttttattaaaaaaaatattttataacatgtttactctaaataaatcacattattttcattttttagaattaataataTACAATCAGTTTAAaattttgtacaaaaaaacaagTAGATGTTCTCACAATAAAGAGAGAAATGTAATACTGAATGTTCTACAGCATTCAAGTCTCCTAACCTGCTAAAAAGAAATTTCTGGGGAAAGATCATTTGAATCAGATGCTTTGACTGATTGCTATGGCAGATACAGTACTGTGTTTAAGGTAAAATACTACAAAGCCAGAAGGGGGCGCCACATCCACCCTAATTTTACATCCTCCCTTCATTTTCTGTAGTTCTGATCATGAGCTCCTCCTCTGTGCTGTTCTTTCCCATCAGTCTGTTTCTTCACTCTTCTTCATTCTGTCTTTCAGACACAATCCATCATGAAACACTTGTTGAGAAATCTGCTGATTTTTACTGCTGTTATTATTGGTATGGAAGATTTCTTTCATCATTATCAGATCAGTAAATGATTTAAACTTTCTGTTACAGATCTGTTGCTCTGTTTTCACAGATTGCAGTGGAGAAGAGAGAGTGGAACAGCCAGTCAGAGATGTGACTCGCTCTGAAGGAACATCAGTGACATTAGAATGCATTTATCAAACTTCTTCACCCCAACCAAATCTCTTCTGGTACATTCAGAGATCCCATGACTTTCCTAAATACATTCTGAGAAGAGATAAATATTCAGCAGGAGATAACGGAACAGAGTTCCATGAGAGAATGAGTTCTGCAGTCCAGTCAACATCAGTTCCACTGAGCATCCAGAAGCTGAGTGTGAGAGACTCTGCTGTGTACTACTGCGCCCTGAAGCCCACTGTGACATCATCACATTCACCCATCATACAAAAACATGCAgctcaaacaggaaacacaccaaacacacacacacctgttatttTACAATGACAGACGATACATTCACTATTCAACTTTATTcacaaataacaataaattaattatttctgttaataaatatctatttattattattattatattattttgtttgctGAACTGCAGCAGAGGAGTGCCCAGGCAATTGGAACAaaacctggggtggatttttacttttgtgCAACTGTGCTTCATTGgaggtgttccatagacaaattctaatacatatatatatatatatatatatatatatatatatatatatatatatatatttttttttttttttttttttattttattatattctgaattactgggcaaagcatataacactgatgaaCCGCCATGCTGTTTCTAGTGCTGTTAGCTTCTGTCTGTTGatgccatgaatactaattcacaggttgatgtatACACGGTTGTTTTTCCTGATCGAATCgattgaggaacagtttcatgtgcagcacaaatatatacaactcagagacacctattgtattttaaaaaaaactaagaaaagatCGCATTCTATTTCAAGTAGATCTTACATATCCACTGAGCTTCACATCACAGAGTGTGGACCCCAAGCTCACTATGGTAAAGTCACCAGTCAGCAGACTGGGAAGATGATTCAGATGAAACTGGTGGCTTTTAATCATGTGTTCGGCTTGATCACAAAGATTATTGACTTTCAGTGGAACTTTATCTAATATCGTTAATTGTTCGTATTCATGTGGATTTAAGTTCAGAtgattaaataaatcaatattatttGGATTCACATAAATACTTGCAGCGCAAAGTGTCGTAATATAGAGCTGATCTTTGTTCTTATAACAGACACAAAgactaatgtaggaggagtctttacatgcttgaaaagtagctcccagatctctcctcattatctgaacactggagtcaccatgatgttcctgtgctctctgactgtgtttatcatcatacttggtaagtggaattaactagatctttatctgtgtgaaatatattactgtgttttagaaTCCAGCTTTTCTGTGTTGGTTTTGGGGTGATGTGTCTGAGTGTATCAGTGATGAATTAGAAGAAGTGACAGTTCATCTTTTCTACAATGCTGATGTAAATttcttcttattgtttttttatttctgcacagGGAACAGTTCTGCACAGTCAATAGAACCACTGAAGAACAACATGCAGGTTCAGGCTGATCAAACAGTTACTCTCTCCTGTAAGTATAGTGGTAGTAGTTATGGGGATAATCTGCACTGGTATCGGCAGTATCCAGGATCCAGACCTGAGTTTTTACTGATGATCTCTGCTTCAGCTGGAAAGAATAAAATACATGCAACTCCTAAGTTTGAGCGACTGGATGCTGATGTGAATGAAGGTGATAAGAAAGTggatctgatcatctcctctactgcagtatcagactctgctctctactactgcgctctgcagcccacagtgacaggaaacccaccaaacactgtactaaaagtgTTTTTACGACTGAGATCAGAGCAGGAGTTTAATCAGAAGGGGGCGCTGTTTGCTGTTTATTTCCACCTGGTTGAAGTTGAATGGCAACAGTGGGCTAAAGACGTGTTTAAGGAATTTGTAGAGAAAAGGTGGAGGAGATGGAGTGGTAGATAGTTGATAGATAGAGGTTGGTTTTGTCTATGATAACATTACATTATGAGACATTACAGAAGGTCTTTTTTCAAATATTAAATTTTTAATTCCCTATTAGGAATTAGGAAATTCATATGTTGCAGGTTAGtgtcccaatatatatatatatatatatatatatatatatatatatatatatatatatgatagcaGTAAACACATCTGGGCCAATGAGCCCATAAAAGGCTGCACTGTAACAGAGTGTTCAGATAACAGGTTATGGCCAAGGCTACATTTCCACATAAAACTGTTTATAAACTGTATGCACAACAAAATATTCACAACTTAATTAACACCTACATCCACACACTGTAAGTATACATTTATCACTGGAGATTTTACTATGTGGTTATACCTTTTACACAATACTGAATTTACATCAACatttattaatacatattttattccCCTTTTCCTTAGAGTTTTGTGTTTATTAATGCTGTCATTTTAACTGCtttgtaataatattgtacagttgACTGCATGTGTGGTTGATTTTCTCATCttcctgttgtagtttctcataactgctctcacttcagagagattcacactaacacacagatcagcattagagcactgagagcttaaacacactactgattccatctgatcatattcacaatgaagaacatcctcctcatcatcctcatcaccatATCAGGTACTTACTATGAAGATGCTTAGTGCTTAGTAAtatttggaaaatgtaattttcttttttttttcaaatattttcttCCTATACTCTTTTTTTAGGTGTGTTTGCTGCTGATTGGATTAAACCAGATGAACAGGAGACTGATGTTTCTAAAACAGACggagaatctgttacactgaaATGCTCTTATGACTCAAGTAATCAATATGTTCACCTCTCTTGGTACAGACAGTATCCtaacagagctctacagtatttactgtatagaGGAGCTCGAGCATACAATGGTTATGATGACACTGCAGACAGTAGATTTGAGTCAAGATCATCCGAATCATCCACTGATCTCACTGTTAcagatacagctctctactactgtgctcttagTATAAGCACAGTGATACAAAGTATCTGAGAagctttacaaaaactcacacaccttctgtttGCTTTGAACACAAACAAATCaaagtaatatcaaaccacactgcTTATCTCTTATTACACTTTTTCAGAAACTACTGGATGTGGTTTTACAGgtgctaataataaaaaataaatattagttgTCTAATAAAGGATACAGATTAAGCTGGGGACATCTGCTTTGCCCTGTTCCTTTTTTAAGATTGGTGTAAAAATCACATGGTAGGATCAGTCACAGCTGATGGTCAGAAGTGATCTTGTAATCTCAGAGTTCCAGACTCTTTTAGTGTCTCAGAGAAGTTTGACTAAGGCCTGATAGATGGTGCCAAATGGACATTACGTTGTCATTTAACATTctttaatccacagtgtcacatgtgtaccaggaatacatttataaaaagcatTACCCCCCAGAGTGGACAGTCCCAGTCCCCTCCCcccttctgtctctttcttgctgTGGAGGAGCTGCAGCCTGGAGGCATAAGCTGTGAGAAACAGTAAAAATTCCTCAGAAGGTTtataaaagctataaaaaaaCCTGTGAGAGGAGATAGTTGTGTGTAAAACCTTGAGGAATAAGCAGTGTAAAGGCAGTGAATGGTATTGCTAGATAGAGCTAGTGAGACGACCCAGCAGAGATTCCAATTCATTCCAGAGGTCAGGAAAATAAAGCGCCTAACGTTAGCTGCCTTTTAGTGGGAGCCTTGGGAGTTCAAGAGCAGCCGGCGGGTTCTTGCCGTTGTTTTAGGTAAGCTCTCAGTTCACTGGGAGTCGCAAGTGCTGGAACAGATGTTGTTTTGCTGCTTTTGGTGGCAACTGACTTTCGACACAgtctacaaatttcattgttatgTTCAACATCTGGCCTTTCAGAACCGTACCACTAAAATGACATTTCCACCTTTTTTGGTACAAGCTCAGTCCTCAGCAGAGTGTCAGCTGCATCCATTTTGGCTTGTTGCtgtgtttagaaaatatgcacgAGTTGGTCTGTGGGAGGTgctggtaaccaaggtaagacaaataaacacttcagaaatgagtagcgtttttggatattttagattaaaagataaaatgtctgtaattaaatatgtaaaatcttGATTACACCATTGTGaaaatcgtccagcactaattggTACAGAGACGGTTTGTTCTAATTCACTAAGAGCAATATATCTAATTCTGTAGAATGTGATGTAAGTGTGTAAatcctttttcttttcatttgtgTATTTTTGATGTTTTGTCAGGGTTGTGCCATGCTACTAATAAACAAATAAGTCTGTGATCTGTATTTTATTACTTAAAGTTTGTTCCACTTCCACATTTCatctgtttgatttggttttgtcCATTTAATTGAATGATTCAAGGCGTCCGTGTGAGAGTTCTATGTTTTTGTAATGTAGTTAATGAAATTCTTGATGGAACAAGATAGGAGGAGGTGGGTGGCAATACTGTCATTTTGATTATGGACATTCTGCCAGAAAGAAATAGTGGGAGGTTCATCCAGCGTTGGAGATCATTGTTTACTGTTGTGAGTAATGGACTGATGTTAAGTGTGTTTAGCTCGGACAGCTGAGTGGAAACTTTAATGCCCAGATATGTATTGTGTGGAGTGCACGTAGAGATGGAGAGGGACTGATCAATTTATCCAATAAATTCATGTTAAATGTAAGGATAAACAATTTGGTATATTTAATAGAGTCTATTTAATAGAGTAATCTAaggttttggattttttttcaataacttgTATAGTTTGGGGAATTGAAGAGAGTGGGTTTTGTAAAAATAGTTAAATGTCATCTTCATAGAGGCTGATTTTGTGTTCTGTGTCTGCCCTTactaagaaaaacataatggAGGTCATGCCCTCATATTGAACAAtaagttaaaaaaacataaatgttgtgACAGGCCTTCCcaaatgtaataatttaaattaaacagattttatttGTGGCTATTATTCATGTTCatgttaaatgaaatgtaaaatctgCTTTATTCATAAAAAAGCACAATCATTATATTCAtgcaaaataaaactttaaaataaaaaaggattttgaaataatataaattaGCATCTTCTAGTTTACACGCACTTATTTAAACAATGTAACTATAGCAGCAGTTGGGAAGTGCTAGATCTGAGAAATTCATGTTTCAATTTATGAGCATATCAACTAacataagaacttgttttctatttctctatctatctactgtGGGAGAAATTCTGACTTACTGGTATTGATTTGACAgtttttttgattattttaacaGAAATAGTTATTTGATTAATAACAAAGTGATTTGTACAGTGAACAAAGCATACTCGGGATTCAccttctctgtgtttgtgtgtgtatgcatgtttttttttttttttcatttaaactcGCCCTGACCCATCGCTGCCTTCTATCAGATGAAGATACGGACGCTTGGTAACGCAGGTAGTTTTATTAATATGAATCAATGGTAACTTTCAGATGGTTGAGGAAGGTTCAGTTCAGAGAAGATGGAAACAGTGGCTTTTAGTGCTCCAGGCCTGGGAACTGACCTGGTCAGAACTCTGCTTTTGAATTGCAGACTTCTACAGTAAACCCAAAACTCACCCACCCACCTTGCCCACTTTATATAGAACATCACTGTTAAAATACTGTGCTACGGAAGTACTGtattctctacctcagtaactacAGGTTACTGCATGTTATGATCTGGCTGTGTAAACCTATATATCACAGAAATGCACCGTTTATTGTACGCCAGTCATGTTTGTAATATTAATAGTTTTATATCTGTTCAGTTTTTCATATCTAGTCtaaatgtttagtttagtttagtgttcTGTTGCTCCATGGTCCTGGTGGAATGTAATTTCAGTCCACGCCGTGTTTATACACCTTGCATAAATCAGCAGATCCTCCAATCACCACACTAAAGAGGATGCCCAGTTCATATCTTTTAATGGTTTATTGAAACTTTGATAAACCACAAATAATACACCAAGCATGCATATGAACTTCAACACATTACAAATTACTATTAGACATGCTAATAACACTATGTTCTATGCAAACATACAGAACAGACGGTATCCAACGCACATGTCAGCACAGAGTCCATAGAAAGCTGATAAATACAACAATAACATAGATACTTTAGTTTCACTAATGAGCCAatacaaaatcatttttttgcaAAGAACATTTTgaacagcccaaaaatgtttttaagaagGCAGgagtatttgttttatatataatacattaagaACTGTCACTTTCAACAGACAAATAAGTGAAGCATTCACTAAAAATTAGTAGCTGCAGTGGTTCGTGTCTGTAGCACCGCACTCCGCCTTTCTCACTTTGTTGTGAGCAGCCTTGCAGTTCACCCATCTGTGGTTAGCAACAGAATTtagataatttacattttttactgttCACTGTTCATTTGGCACAATCTTTGTTTATAAAGTTGTGTGTTTGGCTTCCAGTTTTATTTCTGAAACAGAGTGATGAAGCTTTAACGTGCTACGATGTTGGACATGTTGCCATGGTTATACATCATGCTCATGCTGCAGTGCCACATATTGTAGTAATTTTGTCTGTGTATTTTACAGGGAAGCCAAAACGCTcccatatgctttttttttttttaaagatgcaggAGGTTTTCATTTACTTTTTACACTCTGGCAGCCTCACTGTTGCCAGTGTTAAGCATGAATTAGTTTTTTTGTGATCGCTGAACTGAACGACTCAGTTTACAAATAATGAATGTGAACATTGTTCACTCCCTCACAACTGAAGCCACATCTCCCACATCAGAAAATTACTGCAGGCTGCTGAAATATTTGATATAGTACTGTGTTAAGAAATTGAGTACAAATTTCAGTATACAACTCAGCATGGTATATGATAATATACTTGTTTTGGAAGTATGTGCAATGATTTTGGGCTGGCAATAGATTGGTAGAAAGGAGTTCTATTGAAAAAAGATAATAAGAAGATAATTTAttatggaaaaaaacaaataaatgcgaATTAAATTATCTAAATCATTTTTGAAACTGtgaacttaatttttttaatgaactatgaaCTGAAATTCATTCAAATGAATATGAACTGAACATTGAACTAATTCATTTAAATTTATATGAACTGAAATTTGACgtagtttattttaaatgagAGGTACAACACGGTCACTGTTAACTGCTCTGAAAATGCTTCATTAACATTACACACATCAGCTTTTCTGCCTGTTGATCCATGATTCACATGCTTTCTGAACTGTGAGCTGTGATCTGTACAGATAACAGATTATAAGTGGCCCTTAACACCTGTAATGGGCTGTAAGCTGGACTTTGAACGGTATATTTTAATGGGTATATTTCAGAAACTATTAAAAGTAACTGTTTTACTCCTATACACAAGTTACCAATAGATCTGGGTTGGGATCCAAAATATTTTTAGTGTTCTTGTCCATTTGCAAGACCGCTCTTAATGCACTTGTGTTTCCTATATGATTGTGAATACCTGAAGCTCTCtgcacagtctgagcagtgatacggtttctctccagtgtgaatgcgcagaTGTGTTTTGAAATTACTCTGATTaataaagctcttcccacactctaaacactgatatggtttctctccagtgtgaatgcgctgatgctgcTGGAGACTACTCTGCTGATTAAAATtcatcccacattctgagcactgatagggtttttctccagtgtgaatgcgctggtgtcgctggAGAGTTATCTGCTGATTAAAGTtcatcccacattctgagcagtgatatggtttctctccagtgtgaatgcgttggtgtcgCTGGAGAGTAATCTTATTATTAAAAttcatcccacagtctgagcactgatatggtttctctccagtgtgaatgcgcttgtgTCGCTGGAGACTGCTCTGTCGATTAAAATtcatcccacattctgagcagttaAACAGTTTCtccccagtgtgaatgcgctggtgttgttgaaAATAACTCTgattattaaaactcttcccacactctgaacactgataGGGTTTCTcttcagtgtgaatgcgctggtgttcttggagatgactctgtttagtaaaactcctcCTACACTTTGAGCAATGAAACGGTTTCCCTCCAgagtgaatgagctggtgtgttgtgagattactctgttgattaaaactccttccacagtctgaacactgatacggtttctctccagagtGAATTAGCTGGTGTCGCTGGAGATtgctctgttgattaaaactcttcccacagtctgaacactgatgTGGTTTCTcttcagtgtgaatgcgctggtgtgttttgagatcaCTTTCTGCAGAAAATCTctccccacagtctgagcactgaaacagtttctcttcagtgtgaatgtgctggtgcgTTTTAAAATCATTCTCTGCAGTACATCTCTCCGCACAGTCTGACCTATGAATTGGTTTCTCTTCAGTGTGAATACACAGGAGTGTTTTAGGATCATTCTCTGCATTAAAATTCTCTCCACAGTCTGAACACCGATATGGTTTCTCTTCAGTTTTAACGCACTGATGTGTTTTAAGGTCACTTTCTCCAGTAAAACTCTCCTCACAGTTTGATCTGTGAAACGGTTTCTTTTcagtgtgaatgcactggtgtgttttgagatcaCTCTCTGCAGTATAACTCtccccacagtctgtgcagtgaaatggtttctctgcagtatgaatgcgctggtgtattttaagaTTATTCTCTGCAGTGAAACTCTCCCCACAGTCTGAACGGTGGTGAGTTTCCTTCTTgactgtacttttctgcattttccTGTGAGATATTGGATAGAGTGTTTGCTGAATACTTTCTCTGGATGCCATTCTCCCTTTTGTTCAGCAGCTTAATACCTTGTGAATACTCTGTGACTGTATTTCTTTGACTGTATTTGTACATCTAAACTTCATCCAGGTAGGAATGTTGACATCAGCACCATGAGAAGACTTGGAATAGCTCAGCATTCAGTTCtggaagaaacacagaaaaaagaaaacataagctcaattaaaatatcagaaaatcTCATTTAGGGGTAGAAATTTGGGAACATTCGTAGGGTGGGTAAAGATTCTCCAGTGCAACCAACACAACTAAACTGAACACACTCACAAAATCTCCTAAATATCCCCAACAACAGTGAAAGGACAAATTATTGtactggaaatcaaaacttaacttaacatatcatttttttgtttcattgtgaTGCAGCCAAGATGAAATATGTATGTTGCATTAGCTCTTTTGTAGCTTCCTGCACattttgaaaaattaaaaattaaattgtagTGATGCTGATCTAATTTGCCCATATCTTTAAAAGTGGTGCctgataacataaaaaaacacaaaaacaaacgtGCATAAGGTGTGCAGATTTTGGTTTTGACCCCGAGTAGGGTGGGAGACTCCAGTAGCACCTACCATGCACAAAGTGGGTCTCCAACTGAAACGTTTGAGAACTACGGTTGGAACATGCAgactaaattaatttattatttcttaGAGTCTTAGTCAAAAGTTATTTTGATCTTACTTTTTGACCTTTGCTtgtcgctaaagttagtatgttagctatctcAGCACTAAAATGAATATGTTAGCTTGCTCACCACATAAGCTAGTATGTTTGCTAGCTTCCCGCACAAGCTAGTATGGTATCTAGCTCGTTGATAAAGTTAGTATGTtggctagctcgctgctaaagatAGCATGTTGGCTAGCTCGCCATTaccattagctagctctctgccaGCCTTAGTTCTCTACATTGTTAAGTTAGCTAGTTCGCCACAAAagctagtatgttagctagcttgttgctaatgttagcatATTAGCCAGCTCACCATTaaaagtatgttagctagctcgctgctaaccttagttctctcaacAGTAACGTCTTGGCTTGGTCTTAAACCGGTGTTCACACTGGCAGATGATAGAGCGACAGAGCTTAAAGCCTTTGAGTCTTCAGTGGTTTTAGGTCTAGAAGTAATACTGTTATCTATACAGTGTTTCTTTTTCTATTGGTAAAAAAGAATTGTATTATGTTTGTTCAGTACAGTTCTATAACTAGAGTCTCTCATCAAATAGTTAAAAGAGCTATGAACCCCAGAGGCTTGTACAAGCTGATCACAAAAATGAGAATGTATTAGCGAAATTAAAAACTGGATGACACACAATTTTCTCTTACTCagttctgataaaactgaggtcttTTGATCAGGTCCTAATATAGAAAACAACATAAGCAATACTATGGTAAACATAGATGGtaac is a genomic window containing:
- the LOC111194226 gene encoding zinc finger protein 501-like isoform X1: MASRESIQQTLYPISHRKMQKSTVKKETHHRSDCGESFTAENNLKIHQRIHTAEKPFHCTDCGESYTAESDLKTHQCIHTEKKPFHRSNCEESFTGESDLKTHQCVKTEEKPYRCSDCGENFNAENDPKTLLCIHTEEKPIHRSDCAERCTAENDFKTHQHIHTEEKLFQCSDCGERFSAESDLKTHQRIHTEEKPHQCSDCGKSFNQQSNLQRHQLIHSGEKPYQCSDCGRSFNQQSNLTTHQLIHSGGKPFHCSKCRRSFTKQSHLQEHQRIHTEEKPYQCSECGKSFNNQSYFQQHQRIHTGEKLFNCSECGMNFNRQSSLQRHKRIHTGEKPYQCSDCGMNFNNKITLQRHQRIHTGEKPYHCSECGMNFNQQITLQRHQRIHTGEKPYQCSECGMNFNQQSSLQQHQRIHTGEKPYQCLECGKSFINQSNFKTHLRIHTGEKPYHCSDCAESFRYSQSYRKHKCIKSGLANGQEH